The sequence ACCACGCGAGTCAAGATTTCGGAAGGTAGCGCCCAACTATGGAATGGCAAGACCAGCGCCAAGGCTACAACGCCGTCAAGTTCGGCCCCCTCTCGGGGGGTGGTCACGGTGACACCAACATCCGCGGCAGCCTCGATCTCCTGCGCGACATCCGGCTGCAGGTCTCGGTCGAGCTGGGCCGCACCAGCCTCCCGCTCAAGCAGGTCATGCAGATGGCCGAGGGCTCGGTCATCGAGCTGGACCAGCTCGCCGGCGAGCCGGTCAACGTGATCGCCGCGGGCAAGATCGTCGCCCAGGGCGAGGTGGTCGTGATCGGCGCCAACTTCGGCATCAAGATCACCAAGATCTTCCAGAGCGAACTTTCGAGCACGATGGGGTAAAGATGGAAGCCACCGAGT is a genomic window of bacterium containing:
- the fliN gene encoding flagellar motor switch protein FliN; this encodes MEWQDQRQGYNAVKFGPLSGGGHGDTNIRGSLDLLRDIRLQVSVELGRTSLPLKQVMQMAEGSVIELDQLAGEPVNVIAAGKIVAQGEVVVIGANFGIKITKIFQSELSSTMG